The Aureispira anguillae genome contains a region encoding:
- a CDS encoding cysteine desulfurase-like protein encodes MKLDLDFVRKEYPSLREDYVFFDNAGGSQTLQRVMNKITEYYMTSDVQLGASYSLSTLARERVNSGTAQIAKTLNTKLAHEAIIGSSSTALIRLFSIVIGQTLKAGDEIIISNADHEANISPWKSLAEKGIVIKIWEFNTTSFRLELEDLKALMTSKTKLVAFCHVSNIFGTIHPVKEITAYIHSQGALSFVDGVAYAPHRLPDVQELNVDFYVYSIYKVFGPHIGVLYGKEEHLLRLPGINHSFIPPDDLPYKFQPGGPNYELTYSLNGIVEYLQAVAQHHGIDPKASVREQLQFAYDLFDAHEELLVQRLLDFLMQKPNVRLIGEKTADKAIRVSTIAFVVNGMHSSEIDAKVAAQNIGIKTGNFYAKGITKALDLDKQGGVVRVSIAHYNTLEELERLIAVFEQIL; translated from the coding sequence ATGAAACTTGATTTAGACTTTGTCCGCAAGGAATATCCATCTCTTAGAGAGGATTATGTTTTTTTTGATAATGCAGGAGGTTCTCAAACGCTTCAGCGGGTCATGAACAAAATCACTGAATATTACATGACTTCAGATGTTCAATTAGGAGCAAGTTATAGCCTTTCTACCCTAGCTAGGGAGCGTGTCAACAGTGGAACTGCTCAAATTGCTAAGACCCTAAATACTAAACTTGCCCACGAAGCCATCATTGGGAGTTCTTCTACCGCATTAATCCGTTTATTTTCTATTGTAATCGGGCAAACGCTAAAAGCAGGGGATGAAATTATCATTAGTAATGCAGACCACGAAGCCAATATTAGCCCTTGGAAAAGCTTGGCGGAAAAAGGCATCGTTATCAAAATCTGGGAGTTTAATACAACGAGCTTTCGGTTAGAATTAGAAGACCTCAAAGCACTCATGACCTCCAAAACCAAACTGGTTGCCTTTTGTCATGTATCAAATATCTTTGGAACGATCCATCCCGTTAAAGAAATTACAGCCTATATTCATAGCCAAGGAGCGCTTTCTTTTGTGGATGGTGTCGCTTATGCGCCACACCGCTTACCTGATGTACAAGAATTGAATGTAGATTTTTATGTTTATAGCATCTACAAAGTTTTTGGTCCTCATATTGGTGTTTTGTATGGCAAAGAAGAACATTTACTTCGCCTACCAGGTATTAATCACAGTTTTATTCCTCCAGATGATCTCCCTTACAAATTTCAACCTGGGGGACCGAACTACGAACTAACCTATAGTCTAAATGGCATTGTAGAATATCTTCAAGCAGTTGCTCAACATCATGGAATTGATCCCAAGGCATCGGTTCGAGAACAACTACAATTTGCTTATGATTTATTTGATGCACACGAAGAACTTCTTGTTCAACGCTTGCTTGATTTTTTAATGCAAAAACCCAATGTCCGTCTTATTGGCGAAAAGACAGCCGATAAAGCAATCCGTGTTTCTACTATTGCTTTTGTTGTCAATGGAATGCACAGCTCAGAAATTGATGCTAAAGTTGCTGCACAAAATATTGGCATTAAAACAGGTAATTTTTATGCAAAAGGGATTACCAAGGCACTTGATTTGGATAAGCAAGGGGGTGTCGTTCGAGTCAGCATTGCTCATTACAATACCTTAGAAGAATTGGAACGCCTAATTGCTGTTTTTGAGCAAATTTTATAG
- a CDS encoding DUF4403 family protein, protein MKLLKLLSFIFIALIFTACPIKNERLPKQVVPLNLPELPLSILQIPLTIKSQDLKEAFYQQFPNPVLKGETEALKMKLSGKQKEGDQNLWDRITSPLLKWVDKTFHVSSKVLYEVNLSNFDFWFDGDQFYMDVLLDLETQVDLKNRITILGEHAKLEGSLNCPMQARVVMNGRIELTSNAQINVLLDDDNGRIKFQKICSSKAIKEVDFPQLLRPILEPLKKHINQSVNKIITQQLQRLLSNSIQSDYLSFQEKINTVAQQLGQPYHLAENIWLIPRVQQVFVSPLNGSGKGVDNQLQFCIGAKAKPMVALSETKPQESIPKTVDFAVENYQTRTSIYVNGTVPLDYAARELQVFLKNYVDQNYAKHGYTIGKVRIYPSAKKAAVAIEVLKAKTTKQKAMLYLSGLPKYDAHSQEVYLDDLAFTTQSKNIILKFADWILHPKIMKALKENARFGLSDSLKDLQAQINDFKLEEQIGTLTGKFDYVDINQVFIGEKNFEVYLQAEGKLDFEIHW, encoded by the coding sequence ATGAAATTATTGAAGTTACTAAGTTTCATTTTTATAGCGTTAATCTTTACCGCTTGTCCCATAAAAAATGAACGATTACCTAAACAGGTAGTCCCCCTAAACCTTCCAGAATTACCTTTGTCAATTCTTCAAATCCCTCTAACAATCAAATCACAAGACTTAAAGGAAGCTTTTTATCAGCAATTTCCAAATCCTGTGCTAAAAGGAGAGACTGAAGCGTTAAAAATGAAATTGTCAGGGAAGCAAAAGGAGGGAGATCAAAACCTTTGGGATCGTATCACTAGTCCGCTATTAAAATGGGTGGATAAAACATTTCATGTCTCTTCAAAGGTTTTGTACGAGGTCAATTTGTCAAACTTTGATTTTTGGTTTGATGGAGATCAATTTTATATGGATGTATTGTTAGATTTGGAAACCCAAGTGGATTTAAAGAATAGAATTACTATCTTGGGAGAACATGCTAAATTAGAGGGGAGCTTGAACTGTCCTATGCAGGCAAGAGTAGTTATGAATGGTCGAATAGAATTGACTTCAAATGCTCAAATTAATGTCCTACTCGATGATGACAATGGTAGAATTAAGTTTCAAAAAATCTGTTCTTCTAAAGCCATTAAGGAGGTGGATTTTCCTCAGTTGTTACGACCAATTTTAGAACCACTAAAAAAACACATCAACCAATCCGTTAATAAAATTATCACTCAGCAATTGCAACGATTATTAAGCAATAGTATTCAAAGTGACTACCTTAGCTTTCAAGAAAAAATTAATACCGTTGCTCAACAATTGGGACAACCTTATCATTTGGCAGAAAATATTTGGTTAATTCCTCGGGTGCAACAAGTTTTTGTATCTCCTCTCAATGGAAGTGGAAAGGGGGTAGATAATCAACTCCAATTCTGTATAGGAGCAAAGGCAAAACCTATGGTGGCATTATCGGAAACAAAACCACAGGAAAGTATTCCTAAAACAGTAGATTTTGCAGTAGAAAATTACCAAACTCGAACTTCTATTTATGTCAATGGAACAGTACCCTTGGATTATGCCGCAAGGGAGTTGCAGGTTTTTCTAAAAAATTATGTGGATCAAAACTATGCAAAGCACGGCTATACCATTGGAAAAGTTAGGATTTATCCAAGTGCTAAAAAAGCAGCAGTAGCAATTGAAGTCCTAAAGGCAAAAACGACGAAGCAAAAGGCAATGCTTTATCTTTCGGGACTTCCCAAATATGATGCGCATTCACAAGAAGTTTATTTGGATGATTTAGCATTTACAACCCAATCTAAAAATATCATACTTAAATTTGCAGACTGGATCTTGCATCCAAAAATAATGAAAGCATTAAAAGAAAATGCTCGTTTTGGACTGTCCGATTCATTAAAAGATTTGCAGGCACAAATAAATGATTTTAAATTGGAGGAACAAATTGGTACACTGACTGGAAAATTTGACTATGTAGACATTAATCAAGTTTTTATTGGAGAAAAAAACTTTGAAGTTTATTTACAGGCAGAAGGTAAGTTAGATTTTGAAATCCATTGGTAA
- the gyrB gene encoding DNA topoisomerase (ATP-hydrolyzing) subunit B, translating into MENDKINEEETAKNKTQYGADNITALEGLEAVRLRPGMYIGSTDEKGLHHLVYEVLDNSIDEHLAGHCSHIKLIINEDNSITVKDNGRGIPTGMHQKLQKSALEVVMTVLHAGGKFDKQTYQVSGGLHGVGVSCVNALSSMLKAEVHREGKIFTQTYSQGIPQTAVDVVGETDITGTNITFLPDPEIFPERVYSYETLAKRLRELAYLNKGLNLTLTDKRETNEKGEHPQETFFSEGGLLEFVQHIDKQSGREVLVDLPVHVTGEQDNVIVEVAFQYNRSYRENLRSYVNNINTIEGGTHVNGFRRAVSHVLKKYGETKDLFTKAKVKISSEDFREGLTAVIAVKVPDPQFKGQTKGELGNAEVTSIVSACVRNALEIFLEENPSAAKMLMDKVILAAKARSAASKAREMVQRKNVLTGSGLPGKLADCSSKDPDKSEIYLVEGDSAGGTAKQGRDREFQAILPLRGKILNVEKALEYKIYENEEIKNMFTALGVRIEEKDGERVLNIEKLRYHKIIIMCDADVDGSHIVTLILTFFFRYMRPLIENGYIYIAAPPLYQVKKGKRAIYCWNDLDRDQAIASLGGENGVSIQRYKGLGEMNAEQLWETTMDPGSRTLRQANIEDFESADAVFSMLMGDEVPPRRAFIEANAKYANVNV; encoded by the coding sequence ATGGAAAACGATAAAATAAACGAAGAGGAAACGGCAAAAAATAAAACCCAATATGGAGCGGATAATATTACCGCTTTAGAAGGATTAGAAGCCGTACGATTGCGTCCAGGAATGTATATTGGAAGCACAGATGAAAAAGGGTTACATCACCTCGTTTATGAGGTTTTGGATAACTCAATTGATGAGCATTTGGCAGGACACTGTAGCCACATTAAGCTTATTATCAATGAGGATAATTCTATTACCGTAAAAGATAATGGTCGTGGTATTCCAACAGGAATGCATCAAAAACTCCAAAAATCGGCTTTAGAAGTTGTTATGACTGTCCTGCATGCAGGGGGAAAATTTGACAAACAAACGTATCAAGTTTCTGGTGGTCTACATGGGGTAGGTGTTTCTTGTGTAAATGCTTTGTCTAGTATGTTAAAAGCTGAGGTGCATAGAGAGGGAAAAATCTTTACTCAAACGTATTCTCAAGGAATCCCACAAACGGCAGTAGATGTTGTTGGAGAAACAGACATCACAGGTACCAATATTACCTTTTTGCCAGACCCAGAAATCTTCCCAGAACGAGTATATAGCTACGAAACGTTAGCAAAACGTTTGCGTGAGTTGGCTTATTTGAACAAGGGCTTAAATTTGACCTTGACCGACAAACGAGAGACAAACGAAAAAGGGGAGCATCCACAAGAAACGTTTTTCTCTGAGGGGGGACTATTAGAATTTGTTCAGCACATTGATAAGCAAAGTGGGCGAGAGGTTTTAGTTGATCTTCCTGTACATGTAACAGGGGAACAGGATAACGTAATTGTAGAAGTGGCGTTTCAATATAATCGCTCTTATCGTGAAAATTTACGCTCCTATGTTAATAACATCAATACAATTGAGGGTGGAACGCACGTAAATGGTTTTCGTCGTGCAGTCTCTCATGTATTAAAAAAATATGGCGAGACTAAGGATTTGTTTACCAAAGCTAAAGTCAAAATTTCTAGTGAAGATTTTAGAGAGGGCTTAACGGCTGTTATTGCTGTTAAGGTTCCTGATCCTCAATTTAAAGGTCAAACCAAAGGAGAACTAGGAAATGCTGAGGTTACTTCTATTGTTTCTGCTTGTGTGCGTAATGCCTTAGAAATTTTCTTAGAAGAAAACCCTTCTGCTGCAAAAATGCTAATGGATAAAGTTATCCTTGCTGCAAAAGCACGTAGTGCTGCCAGCAAAGCTAGAGAAATGGTACAACGCAAAAATGTGTTGACAGGTTCTGGGCTTCCTGGTAAGTTAGCAGATTGTTCTTCTAAAGATCCCGATAAGTCAGAAATCTATTTGGTAGAGGGAGATTCTGCGGGAGGTACTGCCAAACAAGGACGTGATCGTGAGTTTCAAGCGATTCTTCCTTTGAGGGGTAAAATCTTGAATGTAGAAAAAGCCTTGGAATATAAGATCTACGAAAATGAGGAGATCAAAAATATGTTTACAGCGCTAGGCGTTCGCATCGAAGAGAAAGATGGAGAACGAGTCTTGAACATCGAGAAATTGCGTTATCACAAGATTATTATTATGTGTGATGCCGATGTCGATGGTAGTCACATTGTTACGTTAATCTTGACGTTCTTCTTCCGTTATATGCGTCCATTGATTGAAAATGGATACATCTATATTGCTGCACCTCCATTGTACCAAGTTAAAAAAGGCAAACGTGCTATTTATTGCTGGAATGACTTGGATCGAGATCAAGCAATTGCTTCTTTGGGAGGCGAAAATGGTGTGAGTATTCAGCGTTATAAAGGTTTGGGGGAAATGAATGCAGAACAATTGTGGGAAACAACTATGGATCCTGGTTCTCGTACCTTGCGCCAAGCTAATATTGAAGATTTTGAATCCGCAGATGCTGTCTTCTCTATGCTTATGGGCGACGAGGTTCCGCCACGCCGAGCTTTTATTGAGGCTAATGCCAAATATGCCAATGTAAATGTTTAA
- a CDS encoding TFIIB-type zinc ribbon-containing protein, with translation MNCPDCNTKIPTAHLHVAADLAECPNCKLVFKIEAVKQREQLKKEMAVFDMDERPKGTWVISKDGYLRVGATAKSKYGWLSFVLGVAWLIASFFAFFAVQLSLGEFSIVYTLMGIVFIWLGLVFTWFGLLGIGGMVEVRLSQEEGVLISGMPLLKSKNQFFLDDVIDIKDEKEQLYSNRISTTIEILLEGRQSLVFGVALNDKKRNYIRKALRKIIDARKKKENYLDPDLLKHLLD, from the coding sequence ATGAATTGTCCAGATTGTAATACAAAAATCCCTACAGCTCATCTTCATGTTGCTGCTGATCTTGCCGAATGCCCCAATTGTAAATTGGTATTTAAAATAGAAGCAGTCAAGCAAAGAGAGCAACTAAAAAAGGAGATGGCTGTATTTGATATGGACGAACGACCTAAGGGGACTTGGGTGATTTCTAAAGATGGTTATTTGAGGGTAGGAGCTACTGCTAAATCAAAATATGGCTGGCTTTCTTTTGTGTTGGGAGTAGCTTGGCTTATAGCCTCCTTTTTTGCTTTTTTTGCTGTTCAATTAAGTTTAGGAGAATTTAGCATTGTTTATACACTAATGGGAATTGTATTTATTTGGCTAGGCTTAGTGTTTACTTGGTTTGGCTTATTAGGAATAGGAGGGATGGTAGAAGTTAGGCTTAGCCAAGAAGAAGGAGTCCTTATTTCTGGAATGCCGCTTCTTAAAAGCAAAAATCAGTTTTTTTTGGATGATGTGATCGACATAAAAGACGAAAAAGAACAACTGTATTCTAATCGAATTAGCACGACAATTGAAATTTTATTGGAAGGACGGCAAAGTCTTGTTTTTGGAGTGGCTTTGAATGATAAAAAACGAAATTATATACGAAAAGCACTTCGAAAAATCATAGATGCTAGGAAGAAAAAAGAAAATTACCTAGATCCAGATTTACTAAAACATTTGTTAGACTAA
- a CDS encoding PDDEXK-like family protein: MKDLNYLLQKLEIVQERYETKRAGEEQFNIFTALHKEHDERRLHSRFIAVLLNPFASHGLGDLFLNAFLKLVSLDPLNYQKAIVYPEEIAKQENNNIDILIIDRSSKHAIIIENKIYAGDQKDQLKRYFEHVRKNERIPESQIKTFYLSLDGHPPSQYSLGKNSLGKDNTLEDLNGECLSYQEHILDWLACILPVVVAQPFLRESIIQYQKLIQKMTNEETNIEERKELKDAIGTNAQTMKAAKYLVDNFKHVKWHAIDDFWKELEQHLTEKGFKNIDTAGITAHAIKNIAHDSSNKQGEDCSLSFDYQEGIKVHILHEKNVQLWWGVHMDEVSAEKKEKFEELRKSNEIKRHEDDDIYWWKYLTLENGEYLWLKDFKQEETFNLINPVLRKETIELIVKQIVEFFAKHF; this comes from the coding sequence ATGAAAGACCTTAATTATCTACTCCAAAAGCTAGAAATTGTACAAGAGCGTTATGAGACTAAAAGGGCAGGAGAGGAGCAGTTCAATATTTTTACAGCACTGCATAAAGAGCACGATGAACGAAGGCTGCATTCTCGTTTTATTGCGGTCTTATTAAATCCTTTTGCCTCTCATGGGTTAGGTGATCTTTTTTTGAATGCGTTTTTGAAATTAGTAAGTCTTGATCCTCTCAATTATCAAAAGGCAATTGTTTATCCTGAAGAAATTGCTAAACAAGAAAATAATAATATTGATATTTTAATTATCGATAGAAGTTCAAAGCATGCCATTATTATAGAGAATAAAATTTATGCAGGAGATCAGAAAGATCAATTAAAGCGGTACTTTGAACATGTTAGGAAGAATGAGCGAATTCCTGAATCTCAAATTAAGACTTTTTATCTGAGTTTGGATGGGCATCCGCCTTCTCAATATAGTTTAGGAAAAAATAGTTTAGGAAAAGATAATACATTAGAGGATCTAAATGGTGAGTGTTTGTCTTATCAGGAGCATATTTTAGATTGGTTGGCGTGCATATTGCCAGTTGTTGTTGCCCAACCTTTTTTAAGAGAAAGCATTATTCAATACCAAAAACTAATCCAGAAGATGACAAACGAAGAAACAAATATCGAAGAGCGAAAGGAGTTAAAAGATGCCATAGGGACAAATGCTCAAACCATGAAGGCTGCAAAGTATTTGGTGGATAATTTTAAGCATGTTAAATGGCATGCCATCGATGACTTTTGGAAAGAGTTAGAACAGCATTTAACAGAAAAAGGCTTTAAAAATATAGATACTGCTGGAATAACGGCGCATGCTATTAAGAATATTGCGCACGACTCTTCGAATAAACAGGGGGAGGACTGTAGCCTTAGTTTTGACTACCAAGAGGGGATTAAGGTGCATATTTTGCATGAAAAAAATGTACAGCTTTGGTGGGGGGTACATATGGATGAAGTTTCGGCTGAAAAGAAGGAGAAGTTTGAAGAATTAAGAAAATCAAACGAAATAAAGAGGCATGAAGATGATGATATTTATTGGTGGAAATATTTAACCTTAGAAAATGGAGAATATTTATGGTTAAAAGATTTTAAGCAAGAAGAAACCTTTAATTTAATTAATCCAGTGCTTCGAAAAGAGACCATTGAATTGATCGTAAAACAAATTGTTGAATTCTTCGCCAAACATTTTTAA
- a CDS encoding threonine ammonia-lyase, which yields MKRLTDIPSLDDIEAAHEAIKPYIHRTPVLNNKSIDDIVGARVYFKCENFQKVGAFKIRGASCAILALDEAERAKGVATHSSGNHAQALALSAKTHGISSYIIMPNNAPLSKKNATLDYGANVIFCEATNESRQATLAKVVEETGAIYIPSFDHYNIIAGQATAAKELIEELINLDVIMAPIGGGGLMSGTALATHYLLPDARIIGAEPKAVDDAFRSFTTKRRATNTTTNSIADGLLTNIGDKTFEIITKYLDDIITVSESEIIAAMRLIWERMKIIVEPSSAVPFAAILQQKERFEGMEIGVILTGGNVDVNNLPF from the coding sequence ATGAAACGACTGACAGATATTCCGAGTTTAGATGATATAGAAGCGGCTCATGAAGCCATTAAGCCCTATATTCATCGTACACCTGTGCTAAATAATAAAAGCATTGATGATATTGTAGGTGCAAGGGTTTATTTTAAATGTGAAAATTTTCAAAAAGTAGGTGCTTTTAAAATAAGAGGGGCTTCTTGTGCTATTCTAGCTTTGGATGAAGCTGAAAGAGCAAAGGGGGTTGCGACACATTCTTCTGGAAATCATGCGCAAGCTTTGGCATTGAGCGCTAAAACTCACGGCATAAGTAGTTATATTATAATGCCCAATAATGCGCCACTTAGCAAGAAAAATGCTACACTAGATTATGGGGCAAATGTGATTTTTTGTGAAGCGACCAACGAGAGTAGACAAGCGACTTTAGCAAAGGTTGTGGAAGAAACAGGAGCTATCTATATTCCTTCCTTTGATCATTATAACATCATTGCAGGGCAGGCTACTGCGGCTAAAGAATTAATAGAAGAATTAATCAATTTGGATGTAATAATGGCACCAATAGGGGGAGGGGGATTAATGAGTGGAACGGCACTAGCAACGCATTATTTATTGCCTGATGCTCGTATTATAGGGGCAGAACCCAAGGCGGTAGATGATGCTTTTCGATCGTTTACCACCAAAAGAAGGGCTACCAATACAACAACTAATTCTATTGCTGATGGTTTGCTTACTAATATTGGAGACAAAACGTTTGAAATTATCACCAAGTATTTGGATGATATTATTACGGTTAGTGAGTCAGAGATCATTGCGGCTATGCGGTTGATTTGGGAACGAATGAAAATTATTGTAGAACCCTCTTCGGCTGTTCCTTTTGCAGCTATTTTACAACAAAAAGAGCGCTTTGAAGGAATGGAAATAGGGGTCATATTAACAGGGGGAAATGTAGATGTAAATAATTTACCTTTTTAA
- a CDS encoding DUF4476 domain-containing protein, translating into MKTIYTLVTLFSVLVLGQAQHYHPHPIPMSEAEFGQALRHIQQESFDDGKMRIAKGVINGNYVLAGQVKTMIKEFSFKDSQEKLAMYAYPKTYDQKNYYMIYDVFTFSSSKDKVSQWVSTQPIIDYQSDPYYGPIPMTDAEFSQALQYVRNESFDNGKMRVAKQLIDGNYIYTRQVKVLIKEFSFKGGQEDIARYAYPKTYDQKNYYMVFDAFTFSSSKRELDEWLEGQPIHDYNRPSHLNHGGINHNSNLGQGGNGNGWNNSPNNGRPNGTPNNNNWNTNNPNNGRPNGMPNTNNSNNNNNNTWNNNRPNHNGTVGINPINNGNTTNDKVVLSDAEFANVKAQIAALATDREKLVRAKQISDQTYWSAHHVKELMRLFIFEDIRLDFAKYAYAKTVDQRNYYLVKETLTDSNKKRELNEYIQRMGGSQNNPTSGNPIQAMSIRDFATAKSKIEAFSSDKDRFEEAKVVISANFLTTEQIKEIMGLFIFEDVRLDFAKQAYQKTFDPQNYASIKAALVNRSSQQELQRYLDQY; encoded by the coding sequence ATGAAAACTATATACACACTAGTCACACTATTTAGCGTTCTTGTTTTGGGGCAAGCACAGCATTATCACCCACATCCTATCCCAATGTCAGAAGCAGAATTTGGACAAGCACTTAGACACATACAACAAGAGTCTTTTGACGATGGCAAAATGAGAATTGCGAAAGGAGTAATTAATGGGAACTATGTTTTGGCAGGTCAAGTAAAAACGATGATAAAGGAATTTTCATTCAAGGACAGTCAAGAAAAATTGGCCATGTATGCGTACCCAAAAACTTACGACCAAAAGAACTATTATATGATTTATGATGTTTTTACGTTTTCATCAAGTAAGGATAAAGTAAGTCAATGGGTCAGCACACAACCTATTATTGATTATCAAAGTGACCCTTATTATGGTCCCATCCCAATGACAGATGCAGAATTTTCGCAAGCGCTCCAATATGTACGAAACGAATCGTTTGACAATGGCAAAATGAGGGTTGCAAAGCAGTTGATTGATGGCAATTACATTTATACCCGTCAGGTAAAAGTATTGATTAAAGAATTTAGTTTCAAAGGAGGGCAAGAAGACATTGCTCGTTATGCATACCCAAAAACTTACGATCAAAAAAACTATTATATGGTTTTTGATGCTTTTACTTTTTCTTCGAGCAAACGTGAATTGGATGAATGGTTAGAAGGACAGCCTATTCATGATTATAATCGCCCATCTCATTTAAATCATGGAGGGATTAATCACAATTCTAATTTGGGACAGGGAGGAAATGGAAATGGATGGAATAATTCCCCCAATAACGGACGCCCCAACGGAACTCCTAATAACAATAATTGGAACACCAATAATCCCAATAATGGTCGTCCTAATGGAATGCCCAACACCAATAATAGTAACAACAACAATAATAACACTTGGAACAATAATCGTCCAAACCATAATGGAACAGTAGGTATTAACCCAATTAATAACGGAAATACAACCAATGATAAAGTGGTGCTTTCTGATGCTGAGTTTGCTAATGTAAAGGCGCAAATTGCTGCTTTGGCAACAGATCGAGAGAAACTTGTTCGTGCCAAACAAATCAGCGATCAAACCTATTGGTCGGCACATCATGTAAAAGAGTTGATGCGGCTATTTATTTTTGAAGACATTCGATTGGATTTTGCGAAGTACGCCTATGCCAAAACAGTCGATCAACGAAACTATTATTTGGTAAAAGAAACGTTGACAGATTCCAATAAAAAGCGTGAATTGAATGAATACATTCAAAGGATGGGAGGGAGTCAAAATAATCCTACCAGTGGCAATCCTATACAGGCTATGTCTATACGAGATTTTGCAACCGCAAAAAGCAAGATTGAGGCTTTTTCTTCTGATAAGGATCGATTTGAAGAAGCAAAGGTGGTTATTTCAGCTAATTTTCTAACAACAGAACAAATTAAGGAAATTATGGGCTTGTTTATTTTTGAAGATGTTCGATTGGATTTTGCTAAACAGGCCTACCAAAAAACATTTGACCCACAAAATTACGCAAGTATCAAAGCTGCCTTAGTGAATCGATCAAGCCAACAAGAATTACAGCGTTATCTAGATCAATATTAA
- the rlmF gene encoding 23S rRNA (adenine(1618)-N(6))-methyltransferase RlmF has translation MAKKKHPSSKASLHPRNKHQGSYDFVKLIHAYPFLEDFVFINQYGHQTIDFFDPIAVKALNKALLKQYYSIDFWDIPENYLCPPIPGRVDYIHYVADLLASHNQGKIPKGKKIKVLDIGVGANCIYPLLGTQEYGWSFVGADINKTALASAHEIINNNKHLRNSIELRWQAQAQQLFKSIVRPKDYFDLSICNPPFHPSAQAAQEANLRKLKNLGQKESGKSSLNFGGQQEELWCEGGELQFVKTMILQSKTFANSIGWFTTLISKEIHLKPAYKCLKQVNAQQVKTIAMGQGNKKSRILAWTFF, from the coding sequence ATGGCAAAGAAAAAACATCCATCTTCTAAGGCAAGTTTGCATCCACGCAATAAACATCAGGGTTCTTATGACTTTGTAAAACTAATTCATGCCTATCCCTTCTTAGAAGATTTTGTTTTTATCAATCAGTATGGACATCAAACCATTGATTTTTTTGATCCCATTGCGGTCAAAGCATTGAACAAAGCCTTACTAAAGCAATATTATTCTATTGACTTTTGGGACATTCCTGAAAACTACCTTTGCCCACCTATCCCAGGGAGAGTAGACTATATTCATTATGTTGCTGACCTATTGGCTAGTCATAATCAAGGTAAAATTCCCAAAGGCAAAAAAATTAAAGTTTTGGATATTGGGGTAGGTGCTAACTGTATTTATCCGCTACTTGGAACCCAAGAATACGGTTGGTCTTTTGTTGGAGCTGACATCAATAAAACAGCGTTGGCTTCAGCACATGAAATTATCAACAACAACAAACACCTTCGTAACAGTATAGAACTTAGATGGCAAGCCCAAGCCCAACAGCTTTTTAAAAGCATTGTTCGCCCCAAGGATTATTTTGATTTATCCATTTGTAATCCTCCCTTTCATCCTTCTGCCCAAGCTGCTCAAGAAGCCAATCTTCGCAAATTAAAAAATTTAGGGCAAAAAGAATCGGGAAAATCCAGTCTAAATTTTGGAGGACAGCAAGAGGAATTATGGTGTGAAGGAGGAGAGCTTCAGTTTGTCAAAACCATGATTCTTCAAAGCAAAACTTTTGCCAATTCTATTGGTTGGTTTACAACATTAATCTCCAAAGAAATACATCTTAAACCTGCTTACAAATGTTTAAAGCAGGTCAACGCTCAGCAAGTCAAAACCATAGCAATGGGACAAGGAAATAAGAAAAGTCGCATTTTAGCTTGGACGTTCTTCTAG
- a CDS encoding glucosaminidase domain-containing protein, whose protein sequence is MKHLFAALAICVATNTQQAEPVFAPLLEETSKPEIIEEFIPDFSIITIDHAREYIQTIYPYAVKVQKEQSIPAPITLAIACLETGYGRSFNAKEKHNHLGIRVYQNGKAGYRRFSSLDECFDYYTGMFNMARYAPLQDIEANDLPAFIKGLQECGFNHRDKYSKMLATMIDFLHLEELEYPMV, encoded by the coding sequence ATGAAGCATCTATTTGCAGCATTAGCGATTTGTGTAGCAACCAATACACAACAAGCAGAACCAGTTTTTGCTCCTTTACTAGAAGAAACCTCAAAACCTGAAATCATAGAGGAATTTATTCCTGATTTCTCAATAATTACGATTGACCATGCTAGAGAATACATCCAAACGATTTATCCCTATGCCGTCAAAGTTCAGAAAGAGCAGTCTATACCTGCTCCAATTACCTTAGCCATTGCTTGTTTAGAAACAGGTTATGGTCGTAGTTTTAATGCCAAAGAAAAGCACAATCATTTAGGGATAAGAGTTTACCAAAATGGAAAAGCTGGCTACAGACGCTTTTCTTCTCTTGATGAATGTTTTGATTATTACACTGGCATGTTTAACATGGCTCGTTATGCTCCTTTACAAGATATAGAAGCCAACGATCTACCCGCCTTTATCAAGGGCTTACAAGAATGTGGATTTAATCATCGTGACAAGTATAGCAAAATGCTAGCAACCATGATTGATTTCTTACACTTAGAAGAATTAGAGTACCCAATGGTGTAG